The following coding sequences lie in one Fusarium poae strain DAOMC 252244 chromosome 1, whole genome shotgun sequence genomic window:
- a CDS encoding hypothetical protein (BUSCO:54241at5125), which translates to MALPPPKELRIADEAEQIKTLDLLFEPSPAIHSTLIPVLRGSEYTSYPELIDACRSRFVSLASSTSSTNPDKTLLPILGSHPRLGAKKVESAQSAAEQANLQGQGEELARLNQEYEEKFPGLRYVVFVNGRGRPEIMENMKFRISRGDFSKEIDEALQAMCDIAKDRASKLDSKL; encoded by the exons ATGGctctcccaccacccaaagAGCTTCGTATAGCAGATGAAGCCGAACAAATCAAGACTTTGGACCTCCTGTTTGAACCGAGTCCGGCAATTCACTCAACTCTGATCCCAGTCCTGAGAGGCTCAGAGTACACATCTTATCCCGAACTCATCGACGCCTGCAGATCTCGTTTTGTCTCACTTGCAAGCTCCACCTCTTCAACCAACCCAGACAAGACTCTCCTCCCCATCTTGGGATCTCACCCTCGTTTAGGGGCTAAAAAGGTCGAGTCTGCGCAGTCAGCAGCCGAGCAAGCCAACTTGCAAGGACAGGGCGAGGAGTTGGCTAGACTGAATCAGGAATATGAGGAAAAGTTCCCGGGATTGCGTTATGTCGTCTTTGTGAATGGTCGAGGAAGACCAGAGATCATGGAGAATATGAAGTTCAGAATCTCTAGAGGTGACTTTTCTAAGGAGATTGATGAGGCGTTACAG GCAATGTGCGATATTGCAAAAGATAGAGCCTCGAAGCTGGATTCAAAGCTGTAA